A part of Gramella sp. MAR_2010_147 genomic DNA contains:
- a CDS encoding PA2169 family four-helix-bundle protein translates to MSYSKEVSNKLNELLEKNYDAEKGYKLAAEKVKRQDLKSFFTQRAQERYDFGHELKSEIRNFGENPDKGSSLKGDVHRSWMNLKASLSNDKDESVLEEAIRGEKSAVEEYENVMKEKEMPASTQNILMKQKNAIVASLNEVKTLEKQA, encoded by the coding sequence ATGAGTTATTCAAAAGAAGTTTCTAATAAGTTAAATGAATTATTGGAAAAGAATTATGATGCTGAGAAAGGATACAAATTGGCAGCGGAAAAAGTAAAAAGACAGGATCTAAAAAGCTTTTTTACTCAAAGAGCACAGGAAAGATATGATTTTGGACATGAGTTAAAATCTGAGATTAGAAATTTTGGAGAAAATCCAGATAAAGGTTCAAGTTTAAAAGGAGATGTTCATAGATCCTGGATGAACCTGAAAGCAAGTCTTTCTAATGACAAAGACGAATCTGTACTGGAAGAAGCGATCCGCGGAGAAAAATCTGCTGTAGAAGAATACGAAAATGTTATGAAAGAAAAAGAAATGCCTGCTTCTACTCAGAACATATTGATGAAGCAGAAAAATGCGATCGTGGCTTCGTTAAACGAAGTAAAGACCCTTGAAAAACAGGCGTAA